Proteins encoded by one window of Streptomyces uncialis:
- a CDS encoding ferritin-like domain-containing protein translates to MSVLDVPRVHFAGAAVTRLPTGPRSGLYDLATGRALTDDGPFPLERPAREYHDLLRARGERYEPDGTLTPDGRFSTTTGWNFGGNGHFWIDARVTGCEHAPGRAATDDPLVGRAVDLWGHFCDYTAGTVNRCRVLDVDPASPWTTTVMIGQLALGRLGRSHDVGYLLTGDVTGMSPPRWPNARYIDDVGPHPLADRFRRSVVHQFAVERGTGLHWLEGSADSPALTALRDLLDSGAADGLVVQLALSNMSTPTDNDQPDFWDLRGVLAPWHAHELRTYPAGRLLTGRRVRAAGHHAPLHNLTVRVDDEHVTANLVTALPVTGRAPLRGPGPTHRTGPLADLGDLQLRAADGTLVAVVRGADYLGAGYRRTGGVLTLDRIDGRTGEPAGPLRITAPDGTVLADEEETVVQSDEAALFLEHPNPRTGEDFAVQVPVRSYVRGRPARATGIRVQQYPNPRARPLDPAAQSPDARPADIPVTAFLAPGRADYTADSLLSTDEHGHGTLTLRGAAAGAALVLLLPAGEQPPADPAEPGSAARGYDHDDDLGYWPAAGSIAVRVLPDHWHLDDLPDSAITFPLVYRQALAPYELLYSFMSDEVLSLADEFKVETYARLIWHVSAPEHRDRTFYMPSTRDLSAPQIRLLLRYMLADEAKRQTPPVLVPPHRTPGTITTRDALLRALRQAAAIELATMIQYLYAAYSVPTHGAARHYVERGEWTPAQFLLACGEGPQTLSNGIRGSLTNVAREEMMHFLAINNILMAMGAPFQVPDIDFGTFNHRIDVPLEFSLEPLGLGSVQRFIALEQPHTLTQEIAGNDSTADGGTAYRYGSLSELYAAIRDGIQRVPGAFLVRKGRGGGEHHLFMRESVNAVHPDYQLEVDDVTSAVFAIDFVTEHGEGGSIPSVLPDEDSHFDTFLRISDALVHERAQGPNGRAVPWNPAYPVLRNPTLDLRSTAKDPVTHEPARRAMTVFNRSYALAMHLMVQHFGHSPDKSLRRSRLMNWALDIMTGVLRPVAELVVTLPSGRPGRTAGPSFELGTVPQYIARPDVAAAWLAREFDETASLARGCPALTPAVADLLAFIGDRLRTMDPREM, encoded by the coding sequence GTGAGCGTGCTCGACGTGCCCCGGGTGCACTTCGCCGGGGCCGCCGTCACCCGGCTGCCCACCGGCCCCCGCTCCGGACTGTACGACCTCGCCACCGGGCGGGCCCTCACCGACGACGGCCCTTTCCCGCTGGAACGCCCCGCCCGCGAGTACCACGACCTGCTGCGCGCCCGCGGCGAGCGCTACGAACCCGACGGCACCCTCACCCCCGACGGCCGCTTCTCCACCACCACCGGCTGGAACTTCGGCGGCAACGGCCACTTCTGGATCGACGCCCGGGTCACCGGCTGCGAACACGCCCCCGGCCGCGCCGCGACCGACGACCCGCTGGTGGGCCGCGCCGTCGACCTGTGGGGCCACTTCTGCGACTACACCGCGGGCACCGTCAACCGCTGCCGCGTCCTCGACGTCGACCCCGCGTCCCCGTGGACCACCACCGTCATGATCGGCCAGCTCGCCCTCGGCCGCCTCGGCCGCTCCCACGACGTGGGCTATCTGCTCACCGGCGACGTGACCGGTATGAGCCCGCCGCGCTGGCCCAACGCCCGCTACATCGACGACGTCGGCCCGCACCCCCTCGCCGACCGGTTCCGCCGCTCCGTCGTCCACCAGTTCGCCGTCGAACGCGGCACCGGACTGCACTGGCTGGAAGGCTCCGCCGACTCACCGGCCCTCACCGCGCTGCGGGACCTCCTGGACTCCGGCGCCGCCGACGGACTCGTCGTCCAGCTCGCCCTGTCCAACATGTCCACCCCCACCGACAACGACCAGCCCGACTTCTGGGACCTGCGCGGTGTCCTCGCCCCCTGGCACGCCCACGAACTGCGCACCTACCCCGCCGGACGGCTCCTCACCGGCCGCCGCGTACGGGCCGCCGGTCACCACGCACCCCTGCACAACCTCACCGTCCGCGTGGACGACGAGCACGTCACCGCGAACCTCGTCACCGCGCTGCCCGTCACCGGCCGCGCCCCGCTGCGCGGCCCCGGCCCCACCCACCGCACCGGACCCCTCGCCGACCTCGGCGACCTCCAGCTGCGCGCCGCCGACGGCACCCTCGTCGCCGTCGTCCGCGGCGCCGACTACCTCGGTGCGGGCTACCGGCGCACCGGCGGAGTGCTCACCCTCGACCGGATCGACGGCCGCACCGGCGAACCCGCCGGCCCGCTGCGGATCACCGCGCCGGACGGCACCGTACTGGCCGACGAGGAGGAGACCGTCGTCCAGTCCGACGAGGCGGCGCTGTTCCTCGAACACCCCAACCCCCGCACCGGCGAGGACTTCGCGGTCCAGGTGCCCGTCCGCTCCTATGTCCGGGGCCGCCCCGCACGGGCCACGGGCATCCGGGTCCAGCAGTACCCCAACCCCCGCGCCCGGCCCCTCGACCCGGCCGCGCAGTCGCCCGACGCCCGCCCCGCGGACATCCCCGTCACCGCGTTCCTGGCCCCCGGCCGCGCCGACTACACCGCCGACAGCCTGCTGTCCACCGACGAACACGGCCACGGCACCCTCACCCTGCGGGGCGCCGCGGCCGGCGCCGCCCTGGTCCTGCTGCTCCCCGCCGGTGAACAGCCCCCCGCCGACCCCGCCGAGCCGGGCTCAGCCGCCCGCGGCTACGACCACGACGACGACCTCGGCTACTGGCCCGCCGCCGGCAGCATCGCCGTCCGGGTGCTGCCCGACCACTGGCACCTCGACGACCTGCCCGACAGCGCCATCACCTTCCCGCTGGTCTACCGCCAGGCCCTCGCCCCCTACGAACTCCTCTACTCCTTCATGAGCGACGAGGTGCTCAGCCTCGCCGACGAGTTCAAGGTCGAGACATACGCCCGGCTGATCTGGCACGTCAGCGCCCCCGAACACCGGGACCGGACGTTCTACATGCCCTCCACCCGCGATCTGAGCGCCCCTCAGATCCGGCTGCTGCTGCGGTACATGCTCGCCGACGAGGCGAAACGGCAGACCCCGCCCGTCCTCGTCCCCCCGCACCGGACCCCCGGCACGATCACCACCCGCGACGCCCTGCTGCGGGCCCTGCGCCAGGCCGCGGCCATCGAACTCGCCACCATGATCCAGTACCTGTACGCGGCGTACTCGGTCCCCACCCACGGCGCCGCCCGCCACTACGTCGAGCGCGGCGAATGGACCCCCGCCCAGTTCCTCCTCGCCTGCGGCGAAGGCCCGCAGACCCTCAGCAACGGCATCCGCGGCAGCCTCACCAACGTCGCCCGCGAGGAGATGATGCACTTCCTCGCCATCAACAACATCCTCATGGCCATGGGCGCCCCCTTCCAGGTGCCCGACATCGACTTCGGGACGTTCAACCACCGCATCGATGTCCCCCTGGAGTTCTCCCTCGAACCCCTCGGCCTCGGCAGCGTCCAGCGGTTCATCGCCCTCGAACAGCCCCACACCCTCACCCAGGAGATCGCGGGCAACGACTCCACGGCCGACGGCGGGACCGCCTACCGCTACGGATCGCTCAGCGAGCTGTACGCCGCGATCCGCGACGGCATCCAGCGCGTCCCCGGCGCGTTCCTCGTCCGCAAGGGCCGCGGCGGCGGGGAACACCATCTGTTCATGCGGGAGTCCGTCAACGCCGTGCACCCCGACTACCAGCTCGAAGTGGACGACGTCACCAGCGCCGTCTTCGCCATCGACTTCGTCACCGAACACGGCGAAGGCGGCTCCATCCCCTCCGTCCTGCCCGACGAGGACTCCCACTTCGACACCTTCCTGCGGATCTCCGACGCCCTCGTCCACGAACGCGCGCAGGGACCGAACGGCCGCGCCGTGCCCTGGAACCCCGCCTACCCCGTGCTCCGCAACCCCACCCTGGACCTGCGGAGCACCGCCAAGGACCCCGTCACCCACGAACCCGCGCGCCGCGCCATGACCGTCTTCAACCGGTCCTACGCCCTGGCCATGCACCTGATGGTCCAGCACTTCGGCCACAGCCCCGACAAGAGCCTGCGCCGCTCCCGGCTGATGAACTGGGCACTGGACATCATGACCGGCGTACTGCGCCCGGTCGCCGAACTCGTCGTCACCCTGCCCTCCGGACGTCCCGGCCGCACCGCCGGTCCCTCCTTCGAACTCGGCACCGTCCCCCAGTACATCGCCCGGCCCGATGTGGCCGCCGCCTGGCTGGCCCGCGAGTTCGACGAGACCGCCTCCCTCGCCCGGGGCTGCCCCGCACTCACCCCCGCCGTGGCCGACCTCCTCGCCTTCATCGGCGACCGGCTGCGCACCATGGACCCCCGGGAGATGTGA
- a CDS encoding FAD-dependent oxidoreductase: protein MSGPAPIRTTVCVVGGGPAGAMLGLLLARSGVDVVVLEKHHDFHRDFRGDTVHPATLRVLDQLGLIDRFHALPHQKVTTIGVIQDGHRIDIADFSRLRVPYPYMAFVPQWDFLDLITAESARHPAYRLLMGTAATGVLRDTDGRVSGVRTRGPDGAADLRCALVVAADGRHSALRAAVGARPRLIGSSLDVGFFRISRRPTDPDEGICVRVGNGKIFGATDRGTYWQMSYETTRGGFDRVRRAGLDAFRADLAALVPFLADRVHELRSLDDISLLEARIDRLARWHRPGLLFIGDAAHAMSPVAGFGVNLAVQDAVATANALCAPLLRAQRTGAAFDDTLLTKVRRRRLVATALSQGLQRATQRFGIDTTLNGSGQPPAPRLFERFRPAQLLMSRVIGVGFRPEHIRTAPARPADHEKDPT from the coding sequence ATGAGCGGTCCGGCCCCCATCCGCACCACCGTCTGCGTGGTCGGCGGCGGCCCCGCGGGCGCGATGCTCGGCCTGCTGCTGGCCCGCTCCGGCGTGGACGTCGTCGTCCTGGAGAAGCACCACGACTTCCACCGCGACTTCCGCGGCGACACCGTCCACCCCGCCACCCTGCGCGTTCTCGACCAGCTCGGCCTCATCGACCGCTTCCACGCGCTCCCGCACCAGAAGGTCACCACCATCGGGGTGATCCAGGACGGCCACCGCATCGACATCGCGGACTTCAGCCGGCTACGGGTCCCCTACCCCTACATGGCCTTCGTCCCCCAATGGGACTTCCTCGACCTGATCACCGCCGAGAGCGCCCGCCACCCCGCGTACCGGCTGCTGATGGGCACCGCGGCCACCGGGGTGCTGCGCGACACCGACGGCCGCGTCAGCGGCGTACGGACCCGGGGCCCCGACGGCGCCGCCGACCTCCGCTGCGCCCTGGTGGTCGCCGCCGACGGCCGCCACTCGGCGCTGCGGGCAGCGGTGGGCGCCCGGCCGAGACTCATCGGCTCCTCCCTCGACGTGGGCTTCTTCCGGATCTCCCGCCGGCCGACCGACCCCGACGAGGGCATCTGCGTCCGGGTCGGCAACGGCAAGATCTTCGGCGCGACCGACCGCGGCACCTACTGGCAGATGTCCTACGAGACCACCCGAGGCGGCTTCGACCGGGTCAGGCGCGCGGGACTCGACGCGTTCCGCGCCGACCTCGCCGCACTGGTGCCCTTCCTCGCCGACCGGGTCCACGAACTGCGCTCCCTGGACGACATCAGCCTGCTGGAGGCCCGGATCGACCGGCTCGCCCGCTGGCACCGGCCCGGACTGCTGTTCATCGGGGACGCCGCGCACGCCATGTCCCCCGTCGCCGGGTTCGGCGTCAACCTCGCCGTCCAGGACGCCGTCGCCACCGCCAACGCGCTCTGCGCGCCCCTGCTGCGCGCCCAGCGCACCGGCGCCGCGTTCGACGACACCCTCCTCACCAAGGTCCGCCGGCGCAGACTGGTCGCCACCGCCCTCTCCCAGGGACTGCAACGCGCCACCCAGCGCTTCGGCATCGACACCACCCTCAACGGCTCAGGACAGCCGCCCGCGCCCCGGCTGTTCGAACGATTCCGGCCCGCACAGCTCCTGATGAGCAGGGTCATCGGGGTCGGCTTCCGCCCCGAACACATCCGCACTGCCCCGGCCCGCCCCGCCGACCACGAGAAGGACCCGACATGA
- a CDS encoding class I SAM-dependent methyltransferase — protein sequence MTDQAPVPPPPQPYFDDLADLYERFTSIRDGATSPVRSWLVGQLPKGERALDIGCGGGNNCVMLAERYDEVVGVDISRRMLDIAAAKPARVPVRYQHRSALDLTPAADGTFDLVMSVNAVFHLGPAPRVLPRLRDLVAPGGRLVVIDVTRPDATGTDTDAAPAAERDTYAFDTARTIYEVSGDADAAADSLRMMLHPRWLEMSAAHMPLTYGEFVRAYREQLPGVRITRDLIPTMSAAVWDAP from the coding sequence ATGACCGACCAGGCCCCCGTCCCGCCCCCACCACAGCCGTACTTCGACGACCTCGCGGACCTGTACGAGCGGTTCACCAGCATCCGGGACGGCGCCACCAGCCCGGTCCGCTCCTGGCTCGTCGGCCAGCTGCCCAAGGGGGAACGGGCCCTCGACATAGGCTGCGGCGGCGGCAACAACTGCGTGATGCTCGCCGAACGCTACGACGAGGTGGTCGGCGTCGACATCTCCCGCCGGATGCTCGACATCGCCGCCGCCAAACCGGCCCGGGTCCCGGTGCGTTACCAGCACCGCAGCGCGCTGGACCTCACCCCCGCCGCCGACGGCACCTTCGACCTGGTGATGTCCGTCAACGCCGTCTTCCATCTGGGCCCCGCCCCCCGGGTGCTGCCCCGGCTGCGCGACCTCGTCGCCCCGGGCGGCCGGCTCGTCGTCATCGACGTCACCCGGCCCGACGCGACCGGCACGGACACCGACGCCGCGCCGGCCGCCGAACGCGACACGTACGCCTTCGACACCGCGCGCACCATCTACGAGGTCTCCGGCGACGCGGACGCCGCCGCCGACTCGCTGCGGATGATGCTCCACCCGCGCTGGCTGGAGATGAGCGCCGCCCATATGCCGCTCACCTACGGCGAGTTCGTCCGCGCCTACCGCGAACAGCTGCCCGGGGTGCGTATCACCCGCGACCTCATCCCCACCATGAGCGCCGCCGTCTGGGACGCCCCGTGA
- a CDS encoding FAD-dependent monooxygenase has translation MRDAHDCDVLVVGAGPSGLTAALALAQQGVRVRVVDRAAGPVEEARAAIVHARTLELLDRLGVAAQAVARGLPITQVAIHERGRHAGRMPLAGAGTAAWTRFPYALALEQFETQRLLVEALAEHAVDVEWDSALDSLADTGEGVRVTVRRTDGEETVTARWLIGADGASSTVRQSLGLEFGGRTYPQSGMLADVVLDADLGVRGMRLNLTRGGFVGILPLASGRCRLFGVVPPSVHKAQEPVETSHEAYAALEPEVLHRWFADYFRVDARLQEIVWASMFRFHSRIAPRFRVGSCFLIGDAAHIHNPAGGQGLNLGVGDAVNLAWKLAQVVHGQAPPWLLDTYESERRPIARTVLKRTDLGFRAETGDGAVAVWMRTQVAARVVGVVSRLAPVRRMFFHMFSQLWIGYRGSRAVAAARPVTGGLRPGDRAPYALLARAGDGTGSVLDLTHGSGYHVLGFAADPGAAGLDVQELAELLDDRYPGMVTVHAVPPQEAAAYRAYQVKGARLVVVRPDGHLGAVVDLPAPDAVGALVAFLDRVLLRATSPEVSAAAG, from the coding sequence ATGCGTGACGCACACGATTGTGACGTCCTCGTCGTCGGGGCGGGTCCGAGCGGACTGACCGCCGCGCTGGCGCTGGCGCAGCAAGGGGTCCGGGTCAGGGTCGTGGACCGCGCCGCGGGGCCCGTGGAGGAGGCGCGGGCGGCGATCGTGCACGCCCGCACGCTGGAGCTGCTGGACCGGCTCGGGGTCGCGGCGCAGGCGGTGGCGCGGGGGCTGCCGATCACCCAGGTGGCCATCCATGAGCGGGGCCGGCACGCGGGGCGGATGCCGCTCGCGGGCGCGGGCACCGCGGCCTGGACCCGGTTCCCGTACGCGCTGGCGCTGGAGCAGTTCGAGACCCAGCGGTTGCTGGTGGAGGCGCTGGCCGAGCACGCGGTGGACGTCGAGTGGGACAGCGCGCTCGACTCGCTGGCCGACACCGGTGAGGGGGTACGTGTCACGGTGCGGCGCACGGACGGCGAGGAGACGGTGACGGCGCGCTGGCTGATCGGCGCGGACGGCGCGAGCAGCACCGTCCGGCAGTCGCTGGGGCTGGAGTTCGGGGGGCGGACGTATCCGCAGAGCGGGATGCTCGCGGATGTCGTGCTGGACGCCGATCTCGGGGTGCGGGGGATGCGGCTGAACCTGACCCGGGGCGGTTTCGTCGGCATCCTGCCGCTGGCGAGCGGGCGTTGCCGGCTGTTCGGGGTGGTGCCGCCGTCGGTGCACAAGGCCCAGGAGCCCGTCGAGACCTCCCACGAGGCGTACGCGGCGCTGGAACCGGAGGTGCTGCACCGCTGGTTCGCCGACTACTTCCGGGTGGACGCGCGGCTCCAGGAGATCGTGTGGGCGTCGATGTTCCGTTTCCACAGCCGGATCGCGCCGCGGTTCCGGGTGGGCTCCTGCTTCCTGATCGGGGACGCCGCCCATATCCACAACCCGGCGGGCGGGCAGGGGCTGAACCTGGGGGTGGGCGACGCGGTCAATCTGGCGTGGAAGCTGGCGCAGGTGGTGCACGGCCAGGCGCCGCCGTGGCTGCTGGACACCTACGAGTCGGAGCGGCGGCCCATCGCGCGGACCGTCCTCAAGCGCACCGATCTGGGGTTCCGCGCGGAGACCGGCGACGGGGCGGTCGCGGTGTGGATGCGGACCCAGGTGGCGGCCCGGGTGGTCGGCGTGGTCAGCCGTCTCGCGCCGGTGCGGCGGATGTTCTTCCATATGTTCTCGCAGCTGTGGATCGGCTACCGGGGTTCACGCGCGGTCGCCGCCGCCCGGCCGGTGACGGGCGGGCTGCGGCCCGGCGACCGGGCCCCGTACGCGCTGCTGGCGCGGGCCGGTGACGGGACGGGCAGTGTGCTGGACCTGACCCACGGCAGCGGCTATCACGTCCTGGGGTTCGCGGCGGACCCCGGCGCGGCGGGGCTGGACGTCCAGGAGCTCGCGGAGCTGCTGGACGACCGCTACCCGGGGATGGTGACGGTCCACGCGGTGCCGCCGCAGGAGGCGGCGGCGTACCGCGCGTACCAGGTGAAGGGGGCGCGGCTGGTGGTGGTCCGGCCGGACGGGCATCTCGGGGCCGTGGTGGACCTCCCGGCCCCGGACGCCGTCGGCGCGCTGGTCGCCTTCCTCGACCGGGTGCTGCTGCGGGCGACCTCGCCGGAGGTCAGCGCAGCCGCAGGGTGA
- a CDS encoding cytochrome P450: MTPATAPAALPPFGLTGWPAERLADPYPVYRRYRAAARVHRAEPDGTAPTFYVLGHDEVAKVLSAPVYGRSPRRATGGAPPATVPDGHSALRSMVENWLVFLDPPRHTELRSLLNREFTPGVVTDLRGRIQDIAVGLLAELTAEAARTGTVDLVERFSAPFPILVISELLGVDRTDWAWLREQAVGVQQASSSRAALRPDAHHVAETAARELTSYFLELAARRRAEPAADLVSLLVSAQTRGEPLTDAEIVATCVHLMTAGHETTTNVLSKSVLTLTARPAQLARLRAAPLVPAPAVEELVRFDPPVQAVTRWAYRDVVLGGHHVPRGSKLFAVLGAANRDPARFPDPDTLDLDRGGRNLAFGLGVHYCLGAGLARTEIEIGLGLLLRALAALGDSEVDEVHYPYDLVFHGPERLTLRLR; the protein is encoded by the coding sequence ATGACCCCCGCCACGGCCCCCGCCGCCCTGCCCCCGTTCGGCCTCACCGGCTGGCCCGCCGAACGCCTCGCCGACCCCTACCCGGTCTACCGCCGCTACCGCGCCGCCGCCCGCGTCCACCGGGCCGAACCGGACGGCACGGCACCGACGTTCTACGTACTCGGCCACGACGAGGTCGCCAAGGTCCTCAGCGCCCCCGTCTACGGCCGCAGCCCCCGCCGCGCCACCGGCGGCGCCCCACCCGCGACGGTCCCGGACGGCCACTCCGCGCTGCGGAGCATGGTCGAGAACTGGCTGGTGTTCCTCGACCCGCCCCGCCACACCGAACTGCGGTCCCTGCTGAACCGGGAGTTCACCCCCGGTGTCGTCACCGATCTGCGCGGCCGGATCCAGGACATCGCCGTCGGCCTCCTCGCCGAACTCACCGCCGAGGCCGCCCGCACCGGGACCGTGGACCTCGTCGAACGGTTCAGCGCGCCCTTCCCGATCCTGGTGATCTCCGAACTGCTCGGGGTGGACCGGACCGACTGGGCCTGGCTGCGCGAACAAGCCGTCGGGGTGCAGCAGGCGAGCAGCAGCCGCGCCGCGCTGCGCCCCGACGCGCACCACGTCGCCGAGACCGCCGCCCGCGAACTCACCTCCTACTTCCTGGAACTGGCCGCCCGGCGCCGCGCCGAACCGGCCGCCGACCTGGTGTCGCTGCTCGTGTCGGCGCAGACCCGGGGCGAACCGCTGACCGACGCGGAGATCGTGGCGACCTGCGTGCACCTGATGACGGCGGGCCACGAGACCACCACCAACGTCCTCAGCAAGTCCGTCCTCACCCTCACCGCGCGGCCCGCGCAGCTCGCCCGGCTGCGGGCGGCGCCGCTCGTCCCGGCGCCCGCGGTGGAGGAACTCGTCCGCTTCGACCCGCCGGTGCAGGCCGTGACCCGCTGGGCCTACCGCGATGTGGTGCTCGGCGGGCACCACGTACCCCGCGGCAGCAAGCTCTTCGCCGTGCTCGGGGCCGCCAACCGCGACCCGGCGCGCTTCCCCGACCCGGACACCCTCGACCTGGACCGCGGCGGACGCAACCTCGCCTTCGGGCTCGGCGTCCACTACTGCCTCGGCGCCGGCCTCGCCCGCACCGAGATCGAGATCGGACTGGGACTGCTGCTGCGCGCCCTGGCCGCCCTCGGCGACAGTGAGGTCGACGAGGTCCACTACCCGTACGACCTCGTGTTCCACGGGCCCGAGCGGCTCACCCTGCGGCTGCGCTGA
- a CDS encoding methyltransferase, with protein MSAADPGGTGPAPADRMMSMITGYWVTQIVRTVAELSIPDQLAEGPLTAAELAARIDADPDAVARLLRACASLGLTEADDRRAFHRTPLLDTLRAGTPHSLRTIALVHGSPGHWLPWGLLPDAVRSGTPQTGAALGHDIWAHFLAHPEEGERFATSMTELTAGLAEEVAALIDTDGVGVAVDVGGANGALVHALLRGDPRPRGVVVDLPAVEESARAEAREAGLADRVTVVGGSFFDPLPRGDLFLLKAVLHNWDDDACTAILRNCRAALNPGGRVIVVEMPLGPLGEPGFAPLLDLNMLAVLPGRERDLPHYDALFAAAGLRRTGITPTRSPQRLITAVAAGS; from the coding sequence ATGAGCGCAGCCGACCCCGGGGGGACCGGGCCCGCCCCGGCCGACCGGATGATGTCGATGATCACCGGCTACTGGGTGACCCAGATCGTCCGGACCGTCGCCGAGCTGTCGATCCCCGACCAGCTCGCCGAGGGCCCGCTGACGGCCGCCGAACTCGCCGCGCGGATCGACGCCGACCCCGACGCGGTCGCCCGGCTGCTGCGGGCGTGCGCGTCGCTGGGGCTCACCGAGGCGGACGACCGGCGCGCGTTCCACCGCACACCCCTGCTCGACACCCTGCGCGCCGGGACCCCGCACTCCCTGCGGACGATCGCGCTGGTCCACGGCTCACCCGGCCACTGGCTGCCCTGGGGTCTGCTCCCCGACGCCGTACGGTCGGGGACCCCGCAGACCGGGGCCGCCCTCGGCCACGACATCTGGGCCCACTTCCTCGCCCACCCCGAGGAAGGCGAACGCTTCGCGACCTCCATGACCGAACTGACCGCCGGGCTCGCCGAGGAGGTCGCCGCCCTGATCGACACGGACGGCGTCGGGGTCGCCGTGGATGTGGGGGGCGCGAACGGCGCGCTGGTGCACGCGCTGCTGCGCGGCGACCCACGACCGCGCGGGGTGGTCGTGGACCTGCCCGCCGTCGAGGAATCCGCCCGCGCCGAAGCGCGCGAGGCGGGACTCGCCGACCGGGTCACCGTGGTCGGCGGTTCCTTCTTCGACCCGCTGCCCCGGGGCGACCTCTTCCTGCTCAAGGCGGTCCTGCACAACTGGGACGACGACGCCTGCACGGCCATCCTGCGCAACTGCCGCGCCGCGCTGAACCCGGGGGGCCGGGTGATCGTGGTGGAGATGCCCCTGGGCCCGCTCGGCGAGCCCGGCTTCGCCCCCCTCCTGGACCTCAACATGCTCGCGGTCCTCCCGGGCCGCGAACGCGACCTCCCGCACTACGACGCCCTCTTCGCGGCCGCCGGCCTGCGCCGCACGGGGATCACCCCCACCCGTTCCCCCCAGCGGCTCATCACCGCGGTAGCGGCCGGGAGCTGA
- a CDS encoding FAD-dependent monooxygenase, giving the protein MNPSHDTGVLIVGGGPTGMATGLELRSRGVDFTLVEAGDGSVTHPKVSAIGPRSMEFFRRWGMADRVRGAGWPGDHTLDCVWVTRVGGHELYRLPRRTMDTRAPFRHTPEPDAICPQHWLGPLLREELGVHPGGPVRMRTRMTGFTQDADGVTARLTDEATGRTTTLRARYLIACDGTSSQVRKDAGIEAPARHRTRVCRNILFRAPRLREELGERNANFFYLLMSSALRFPLRALDGKDLYRLTVGLLGHPDSLVDAETLVRRAIAHDTPVEVLSDNQWHLVHRVAENFRADRVFLVGDAAHTLSPSGGFGMNTGICGAADLGWKLAAAFDGWAGPGLLDSYTTERRPVALEGLEEANRHLVRAWAREIPGELNDDTPEGERHRRSLGADLAAGPVAKEFDAPEIHLGFSYADSPLVVPDPTVPADAHDDRRPNSRPGSRAPHAWVKPGTSTLDLFGDGFVLMSSTRSARTDGFTRAFADRRVPLTVVHCEVPEVVESLERPFVLVRPDGHVAWRGHELPDDPAAVAARVTGAGTGTRAGTGTDSGTGASGTGGAP; this is encoded by the coding sequence CGTTCCATGGAGTTCTTCCGCCGCTGGGGCATGGCCGACCGGGTCCGCGGCGCGGGCTGGCCCGGGGACCACACCCTGGACTGCGTCTGGGTCACCCGGGTCGGCGGCCATGAGCTGTACCGGCTGCCGCGCCGCACCATGGACACCCGCGCCCCGTTCCGGCACACCCCCGAACCCGACGCCATCTGCCCCCAGCACTGGCTCGGCCCCCTGCTCCGCGAGGAACTGGGCGTGCACCCCGGCGGCCCGGTCCGGATGCGGACCCGGATGACGGGCTTCACCCAGGACGCGGACGGCGTCACCGCACGGCTCACCGACGAGGCCACGGGCCGGACCACCACCCTGCGGGCCCGCTATCTGATCGCCTGCGACGGCACCTCCTCGCAGGTCCGCAAGGACGCCGGTATCGAGGCCCCCGCCCGCCACCGCACCCGGGTCTGCCGCAACATCCTCTTCCGGGCGCCACGGCTGCGCGAGGAACTGGGCGAACGCAACGCCAACTTCTTCTATCTGCTGATGTCCTCCGCCCTGCGCTTCCCGCTGCGCGCCCTCGACGGCAAGGACCTGTACCGGCTCACCGTCGGCCTGCTGGGCCACCCGGACTCGCTGGTCGACGCGGAGACCCTGGTCCGCCGGGCCATCGCCCATGACACCCCCGTCGAGGTGCTGTCCGACAACCAGTGGCATCTGGTGCACCGGGTCGCGGAGAACTTCCGCGCGGACCGGGTGTTCCTCGTCGGGGACGCCGCCCACACCCTGTCGCCCTCCGGCGGCTTCGGGATGAACACCGGGATCTGCGGCGCCGCCGACCTGGGCTGGAAGCTCGCTGCCGCGTTCGACGGCTGGGCGGGCCCCGGACTCCTCGACAGCTACACCACCGAGCGGCGGCCCGTGGCGCTGGAAGGCTTGGAGGAGGCCAACCGGCATCTCGTCCGGGCCTGGGCGCGGGAGATCCCCGGGGAACTCAACGACGACACCCCCGAGGGCGAACGGCACCGCCGCTCCCTGGGCGCGGACCTCGCCGCCGGGCCGGTCGCCAAGGAGTTCGACGCCCCGGAGATCCATCTCGGCTTCAGCTACGCCGACTCCCCCCTGGTCGTCCCCGATCCGACCGTCCCCGCCGACGCGCACGACGACCGGCGGCCCAACTCCCGGCCCGGCTCCCGCGCCCCGCATGCCTGGGTGAAGCCCGGGACGTCGACCCTGGACCTGTTCGGCGACGGGTTCGTGCTGATGTCCAGCACCCGCTCGGCCCGCACCGACGGCTTCACCCGCGCCTTCGCCGACCGCCGCGTCCCGCTGACCGTCGTCCACTGCGAGGTCCCCGAGGTCGTCGAGAGCCTGGAGCGGCCCTTCGTCCTCGTCCGCCCCGACGGACATGTGGCGTGGCGCGGCCATGAACTGCCCGACGACCCCGCCGCCGTCGCCGCCCGGGTCACCGGCGCGGGTACGGGTACCCGCGCAGGTACCGGCACGGACTCCGGTACGGGCGCCAGCGGCACCGGGGGAGCGCCATGA